The Papio anubis isolate 15944 chromosome 5, Panubis1.0, whole genome shotgun sequence genome has a segment encoding these proteins:
- the ECSCR gene encoding endothelial cell-specific chemotaxis regulator isoform X3: MGTAGAMQLCWVILGFLLFRGGLGSLSPTTEPVSSNPGYIPSSEANSPSHLASTGTPGTGVPSSGRGGGTSRDTFQNVPPNSTTMSLSMREDATILPSPTSETVLTVAAFGVISFIVILVVVVIVLVGVVSLRFKCRKSKESEDPQKPGSSGLSESCSTANGEKDRITLISMKNINMNNGKQSLSAEKVL; the protein is encoded by the exons ATGGGCACCGCAGGAGCCATGCAGCTGTGCTGGGTGATCCTGGGCTTCCTCCTGTTCCGAG GAGGCCTCGGCAGTCTAAGTCCGACCACAGAGCCAGTTTCTTCCAACCCAG GATACATCCCTTCCTCAGAGGCTAACAGCCCAAGCCATCTGGCCAGCACCGGTACGCCAG GCACAGGTGTCCCCAGCAGCGGAAGAGGCGGAGGCACAAGCAGAG ACACATTTCAAAATGTTCCCCCCAATTCAACCACCATGAGCCTGAGCATGAGGGAAGATGCGACCATCCTGCCCAGCCCCACGTCAGAGACTGTGCTCACTGTGGCTGCATTTG GTGTTATCAGCTTCATTGTCATCCTGGTGGTTGTTGTGATTGTCCTAGTCGGTGTGGTCAGCCTGAGGTTCAAGTGTCGGAAGAGCAAGGAGTCTGAAG ATCCCCAGAAACCTGGGAGTTCAGGGCTGTCTGAAAG CTGCTCCACAGCCAATGGAGAGAAAGATCGCATCACCCTTATCTCCATGAAGAACATCAACATGAATAATGGCAAACAAAGTCTCTCAGCAGAGAAG gTTCTTTAA
- the ECSCR gene encoding endothelial cell-specific chemotaxis regulator isoform X2: MGTAGAMQLCWVILGFLLFRGHSSQPTMTQTSSSQGGLGSLSPTTEPVSSNPGYIPSSEANSPSHLASTGTPDTFQNVPPNSTTMSLSMREDATILPSPTSETVLTVAAFGVISFIVILVVVVIVLVGVVSLRFKCRKSKESEDPQKPGSSGLSESCSTANGEKDRITLISMKNINMNNGKQSLSAEKVL; this comes from the exons ATGGGCACCGCAGGAGCCATGCAGCTGTGCTGGGTGATCCTGGGCTTCCTCCTGTTCCGAG GCCACAGCTCCCAGCCCACAATGACCCAAACCTCTAGCTCTCAGG GAGGCCTCGGCAGTCTAAGTCCGACCACAGAGCCAGTTTCTTCCAACCCAG GATACATCCCTTCCTCAGAGGCTAACAGCCCAAGCCATCTGGCCAGCACCGGTACGCCAG ACACATTTCAAAATGTTCCCCCCAATTCAACCACCATGAGCCTGAGCATGAGGGAAGATGCGACCATCCTGCCCAGCCCCACGTCAGAGACTGTGCTCACTGTGGCTGCATTTG GTGTTATCAGCTTCATTGTCATCCTGGTGGTTGTTGTGATTGTCCTAGTCGGTGTGGTCAGCCTGAGGTTCAAGTGTCGGAAGAGCAAGGAGTCTGAAG ATCCCCAGAAACCTGGGAGTTCAGGGCTGTCTGAAAG CTGCTCCACAGCCAATGGAGAGAAAGATCGCATCACCCTTATCTCCATGAAGAACATCAACATGAATAATGGCAAACAAAGTCTCTCAGCAGAGAAG gTTCTTTAA
- the SMIM33 gene encoding small integral membrane protein 33, translating into MHQAGHYSWPSPAVNSSSGQESQRQLSEVLGGIWEQPRGDGLPMVTIIVAVFVLLAVCIIVAVHFGPRLHQGHATLPTEPLIPKPDGGIYLIHWRALGPQDSPEEALRGPLVPGSCSAPDGPRPSIDEVTYL; encoded by the exons ATGCACCAG GCTGGCCACTACTCCTGGCCTTCTCCAGCTGTGAACAGTTCATCAGGGCAGGAGTCCCAGAGGCAGCTTTCGGAGGTGCTTGGTGGCATCTGGGAACAACCTCGAGGTGACGGGCTGCCCATGGTCACCATCATCGTTGCTGTCTTTGTTCTGCTAGCAGTCTGCATCATAGTGGCAGTCCATTTTGGGCCAAGGCTGCACCAGGGCCACGCCACTCTCCCTACAGAGCCACTGATCCCAAAGCCAGATGGTGGCATCTACCTCATCCACTGGCGGGCACTGGGCCCCCAAGACAGTCCTGAAGAAGCACTGCGGGGCCCTCTTGTCCCTGGCTCCTGCTCTGCACCAGATGGACCCAGGCCCAGCATCGATGAAGTCACTTATCTGTAG
- the ECSCR gene encoding endothelial cell-specific chemotaxis regulator isoform X1, translated as MGTAGAMQLCWVILGFLLFRGHSSQPTMTQTSSSQGGLGSLSPTTEPVSSNPGYIPSSEANSPSHLASTGTPGTGVPSSGRGGGTSRDTFQNVPPNSTTMSLSMREDATILPSPTSETVLTVAAFGVISFIVILVVVVIVLVGVVSLRFKCRKSKESEDPQKPGSSGLSESCSTANGEKDRITLISMKNINMNNGKQSLSAEKVL; from the exons ATGGGCACCGCAGGAGCCATGCAGCTGTGCTGGGTGATCCTGGGCTTCCTCCTGTTCCGAG GCCACAGCTCCCAGCCCACAATGACCCAAACCTCTAGCTCTCAGG GAGGCCTCGGCAGTCTAAGTCCGACCACAGAGCCAGTTTCTTCCAACCCAG GATACATCCCTTCCTCAGAGGCTAACAGCCCAAGCCATCTGGCCAGCACCGGTACGCCAG GCACAGGTGTCCCCAGCAGCGGAAGAGGCGGAGGCACAAGCAGAG ACACATTTCAAAATGTTCCCCCCAATTCAACCACCATGAGCCTGAGCATGAGGGAAGATGCGACCATCCTGCCCAGCCCCACGTCAGAGACTGTGCTCACTGTGGCTGCATTTG GTGTTATCAGCTTCATTGTCATCCTGGTGGTTGTTGTGATTGTCCTAGTCGGTGTGGTCAGCCTGAGGTTCAAGTGTCGGAAGAGCAAGGAGTCTGAAG ATCCCCAGAAACCTGGGAGTTCAGGGCTGTCTGAAAG CTGCTCCACAGCCAATGGAGAGAAAGATCGCATCACCCTTATCTCCATGAAGAACATCAACATGAATAATGGCAAACAAAGTCTCTCAGCAGAGAAG gTTCTTTAA